The Lactuca sativa cultivar Salinas chromosome 2, Lsat_Salinas_v11, whole genome shotgun sequence genome includes a window with the following:
- the LOC128132342 gene encoding uncharacterized protein LOC128132342, which produces MDFDDPEFLQNLREALRNIQEGGNRRQPRRGEHRVVEEFKVSELPEFVGGTDPERYLEWERKIERMFEFKEVDDEKSCKYAILKLSGGASLWFEGLKAKRTREGKEKICSWLSLKRKLRKRHVPSTHRIATYKKIADLRQGKMSVGEYIDEFEKLSLMGDIEEIEEQKMTRFLKGLNYNIANVVELYPYADFGTLCGLCLKLEGQAKARYGGSSSSSLESPKSKSWSKPESSNRQNSVSTPSGSSSVPVAPKLTSGTKETSLAKIRCFKCQGFGHYQNACPNKRVVTLREAIECREELEEEERLAGIFYDTQQEEEEEEEVEYEAPVYDTVLVLRTLKTQGVQTVADMDQRDQLFNTKCLVRNKWCSLIIDGGSCTNVASNEMVIKLGLSTTNHPKPYVLHWLDDGSKIKVTKQVRVGLTMGSYEDEVLCDVIPMDACHILLGRPWQFDRDVLHRGRSNEYELKHNNKKIVLKPMSPTAISEREVEQVLDKGDVIYMLVAKEHAKVEKMVHGENAIADLLLEFQDVFPSELPPGLPPIRGIEHQIDLIPGAPLPNKAAYRCNPEVTKELQKQIDELMKMGYVRESLSPCAVPVLLVPKKDGSWRMCVDSRAVNNITIKYRFPIPRIDDLLDELHGSIVFSKIDLRSGYHQIRMREGDEWKTAFKTKHGLFVVVYLDDILVYSKSLEDHLVHLKQVFETLRAQKLYGKQEKCSFLVEEVAFLGFVVSRNGVSVDPSKTEAIKSWPIPTNISEVRSFHGLASFYRRFVRDFSTIASPITGCLKKGVFAWGEEAQKAFEKLKALLCDAPILALPDFSQPFEVECDASGVGIGAVLIQSKRPIAYFSEKLGGARLNYCTYDKEFYAIVRALDHWSHYLRANHFILHSDHESLKYINGQQKLSTRHAKWVEFLQSFHFSCKYKDGRSNVVADALSRRYSLLVTLDVRFLGFETLKDHYQSDMDFGDMFLKCAGGPNGEFVIQDGFLFKGNRLCVPKHAIRELLIREAHGGGLAGHFGITKTLQVTLLLRWCMV; this is translated from the exons ATGGATTTTGATGATCCGGAGTTCCTACAAAATCTTCGTGAAGCATTAAGAAACATCCAAGAAGGTGGAAATCGAAGGCAACCCCGCCGTGGTGAACATAGGGTTGTGGAAGAATTCAAGGTGTCTGAATTGCCTGAATTTGTTGGTGGAACTGATCCTGAACGCTACTTGGAGTGGGAAAGGAAGATTGAAAGAATGTTCGAGTTCAAAGAAGTGGATGATGAAAAAAGCTGCAAGTATGCCATTCTCAAGCTAAGTGGTGGTGCTTCATTGTGGTTTGAAGGGCTTAAGGCCAAGAGAACCCGTGAAGGCAAAGAAAAAATTTGTTCTTGGCTTTCTCTAAAACGAAAGCTAAGAAAGAGACATGTTCCTTCTACTCATAGAATTGCCACTTACAAGAAGATTGCTGATTTGAGGCAAGGAAAAATGAGTGTTGGAGAATACATTGATGAATTTGAGAAGTTGTCCTTGATGGGGGATATTGAAGAAATTGAAGAACAAAAAATGACTCGTTTTCTAAAAGGGTTGAACTACAACATTGCCAATGTTGTGGAGTTATATCCTTATGCTGATTTTGGAACTCTTTGTGGTTTGTGTTTGAAGTTGGAGGGGCAGGCCAAAGCACGTTATGGTGGGAGTTCAAGTTCAAGTCTCGAAAGTCCCAAGTCAAAGTCGTGGTCCAAGCCCGAGTCTAGCAATAGACAAAATTCTGTTTCTACTCCTTCTGGTTCTAGTAGTGTTCCCGTTGCTCCTAAACTTACTAGTGGTACCAAAGAAACTAGTTTGGCGAAAATTAGATGTTTCAAGTGTCAAGGTTTTGGTCATTACCAAAATGCTTGTCCAAACAAAAGGGTGGTGACTTTAAGGGAGGCCATTGAATGTCGTGAAGAGTTGGAGGAAGAAGAGAGGTTGGCGGGTATTTTTTATGATACACaacaagaagaggaagaagaggaggaggtAGAGTATGAAGCACCGGTGTATGATACAGTTTTGGTGCTTAGAACCCTTAAAACTCAAGGGGTTCAAACCGTGGCTGATATGGATCAACGAGACCAATTGTTTAACACCAAATGTTTGGTTAGAAACAAGTGGTGTAGTTTGATTATTGATGGTGGAAGTTGTACTAATGTTGCTTCTAATGAAATGGTGATCAAATTGGGTTTGTCTACTACAAACCACCCAAAACCATATGTTCTTCATTGGTTGGATGATGGAAGCAAAATAAAGGTGACAAAACAGGTTAGAGTTGGTCTAACTATGGGGTCTTATGAAGATGAAGTGTTGTGTGATGTTATTCCTATGGATGCATGTCATATTTTGTTGGGGCGTCCTTGGCAATTTGATAGGGACGTGTTACATAGAGGGAGGAGCAATGAATATGagttgaaacacaataataaaaaaattgtgtTAAAACCCATGTCCCCAACGGCCATAAG TGAAAGGGAGGTGGAGCAAGTTCTTGACAAAGGTGATGTTATCTACATGCTTGTGGCCAAAGAGCATGCAAAGGTGGAGAAGATGGTGCATGGAGAAAACGCTATTGCTGATTTGCTTTTGGAGTTTCAAGATGTGTTTCCAAGCGAATTACCACCGGGTTTGCCTCCAATCCGTGGTATCGAACACCAAATTGACCTTATTCCGGGTGCTCCTTTGCCCAATAAAGCCGCCTATAGATGTAATCCGGAGGTGACAAAAGAGTTGCAAAAACAAATTGATGAACTCATGAAAATGGGTTATGTTCGTGAAAGCCTAAGTCCTTGTGCTGTTCCAGTTTTGTTGGTTCCAAAAAAAGATGGTTCTTGGAGGATGTGTGTTGATAGTAGGGCCGTTAATAACATCACCATAAAATACCGATTTCCTATTCCTAGAATTGATGATTTGTTGGACGAGTTGCATGGTTCTATTGTGTTCTCAAAAATTGATTTGAGAAGTGGTTACCATCAAATTCGTATGCGTGAAGGGGATGAATGGAAAACAGCCTTTAAAACTAAACATGGCTT GTTTGTGGTTGTGTaccttgatgatatcttggtatatagcaAGAGCTTGGAGGATCATTTGGTGCACTTAAAACAGGTTTTCGAGACGCTTAGAGCTCAAAAACTCTATGGGAAGCAAGAAAAATGTTCGTTTTTGGTGGAAGAAGTggcatttttgggttttgtggtgTCAAGAAATGGCGTGtccgtggacccatccaagactGAAGCAATCAAGTCATGGcctattcctactaatatttctgaAGTTAGATCATTTCATGGTCTTGCTTCTTTCTATAGAAGATTTGTTCGTGATTTTAGCACCATTGCAAGTCCCATAACAGGTTGTTTGAAGAAAGGAGTCTTTGCATGGGGAGAAGAAGCTCAAAAGGCATTTGAGAAACTCAAGGCATTGTTGTGTGATGCTCCTATTTTGGCTCTTCCTGATTTTTCTCAACCATTTGAAGTGGAGTGTGATGCAAGTGGAGTTGGTATTGGGGCTGTTTTGATCCAATCCAAACGTCCTATTGCTTATTTTTCTGAAAAGTTGGGTGGTGCTCGTTTGAATTATTGCACTTATGATAAGGAGTTTTATGCTATTGTCCGTGCTTTAGATCATTGGAGTCATTATTTGCGTGCAAATCATTTTATTTTGCATTCTGATCATGAATCCTTAAAGTACATCAATGGGCAACAAAAGTTGAGCACAAGACATGCAAAGTGGGTGGAGTTCTTGCAATCCTTTCATTTCTCATGCAAATACAAGGATGGTAGAagcaatgtggtggctgatgcactcTCGAGGCGTTACTCGTTGTTGGTGACTTTGGATGTTCGTTTCTTGGGATTTGAAACTCTAAAGGACCATTATCAATCTGATATGGACTTTGGAGATATGTTTTTGAAATGTGCAGGTGGTCCTAATGGTGAATTTGTGATTCAAGATGGCTTTCTATTCAAAGGCAATCGCCTTTGTGTCCCaaaacatgcaatacgggagttgttgattcgtgaagctcatggcGGTGGTTTGGCTGGTCATTTTGGCATTACCAAAACTTTGCAG GTCACTCTCCTTTTgaggtggtgtatggtgtga